The following coding sequences lie in one Musa acuminata AAA Group cultivar baxijiao chromosome BXJ3-1, Cavendish_Baxijiao_AAA, whole genome shotgun sequence genomic window:
- the LOC135629229 gene encoding pyridoxal 5'-phosphate synthase PDX1-like 4 — MSDSGVVMVYGNGATLTELKKSSTFSVKVGLAQMLRGRVIMDVVTPEQARVVEEAGACAVMVLERVPTDIRAQGGVIPWVVPPSARNYGSKWADPFGPIWKGMGYLLAIIASKLKPKSVSSRVSGLLAVPPPNTLTLGGTTSQSDGTTT; from the exons ATGTCGGACAGCGGCGTCGTGATGGTCTACGGCAACGGTGCGACCCTGACGGAGCTGAAGAAGTCGTCCACCTTCTCCGTGAAGGTGGGGTTGGCGCAGATGCTGCGTGGCAGGGTCATCATGGACGTGGTCACGCCCGAGCAGGCCCGCGTTGTCGAGGAGGCGGGCGCCTGTGCCGTCATGGTGCTTGAGCGTGTCCCTACAGACATCCGCGCCCAAGGCGGTGTCAtcccctgggtggtgccaccgtcggccaggaattatgggtccaaatgggctgatccattcggcccaatttgg aaaggaatgGGATATTTATTGGCCATAattgcttcaaaattgaagcccaaaagtgtctcatcccgggtttccgggttattggcggtaccaccgcctaacactctgacactgggcggtaccacttccCAATctgatggtactaccacctaa